CCTGACAGACTAAGCTCCCACGATCCAGCTTTGACCCGAACGCCGGAACTCGTTTGTGTCATGGGCATCATGTTTGAAATGTCCACGCAATCCTTCCCCCTGTGGACTTTTCCCATCCTCTTTGCCACCGGGCTCATTGCAGGTTTTGTGGATTCCATCGCTGGTGGAGGAGGACTGATCACTCTTCCTGTCTGGCTCTCCGTTGGAATGCCTCCCCAGTACGCCTTGGGCACCAATAAGCTTCAGGCGACTTTCGGCTCCGGCAGCGCAGCCTGGCACTATACGCGCGCCGGGATTGTTTCCTTGAGGGAATGCAGCCTTGGCGTCTTTTTCACGCTGATTGGTGCTGCCGCTGGAACTGTGTTGGTTCAGAAACTCGACCCTTCATTTCTGAAACGTTTCATTCCCGTTTTACTGCTTGGAATTGTAGCTTACATCATTTTCAAACCCAGGATTGGTGACAAGGATGTCCATCCCCGCATATCCAACAAACCCTTCTACATCATTTTTGGCCTTGTGCTGGGCTTTTATGATGGATTTTTCGGTCCGGGCGCCGGCAGCCTATGGACCATGGCCCTAATGCTCGGACTTGGGTTTAATCTCACGAAAGCCACTGCTTACACCAAGGTGATGAACCTTGCCAGCAATGCGTGTTCCCTGATTTTCTTCGCTTCTGCCGGGCACATTTATTATCTCGCCGGTTTATCCATGGGACTTGGACAACTCCTCGGAGCTCGCGTTGGCTCTCACATGGTGGTAAGAAAAGGAACAGGATTTATTCGTCCTATTTTCATTTCCATGGTGTTGGCCATCACTATCAAGCTTCTCTATGACTCATTTCATAACTTTTCAAGTTCCAAGCCGTGAATGAAACCCTGCTGATCGTCGGAGCTAAAGCAGGCACTGTTCCCTTTCACCACGATTTGCCAGGAAGTCATGACAGTGGACCGTTCTCGGCATTCGGTATAACGAAGGAGATTCGTGATTTTTCGTGATCGATAGCCTGGCTCCCTCTGTTCCGTAAGAAAACTCAGTTGTGAAACGGCTCATTCTTTAAGGCATTTGCAGTTTGCTTGATGCTCAGCACGTCGGCATCCAAATGTTGAATCAACAACTTGCCTCCACGAAGACCGAGCCTGGCAGTCTGCCTGGATTTGCAACTCAGACGCTTGCCTCCGACAGTGCTTCTTTCCAGCAATATTTCACTCACTTCAGCGGTCTGGCCGTCGCCAGCGATGGTGATCTTCCTCTCGGCATGTTCGACCACATAGCTGGTTGTAACGGCTAACCCCTGCTTCAGGTAGGATTCGTACTCCTTACGATCAAAA
Above is a genomic segment from Pedosphaera parvula Ellin514 containing:
- a CDS encoding TSUP family transporter, with product MGIMFEMSTQSFPLWTFPILFATGLIAGFVDSIAGGGGLITLPVWLSVGMPPQYALGTNKLQATFGSGSAAWHYTRAGIVSLRECSLGVFFTLIGAAAGTVLVQKLDPSFLKRFIPVLLLGIVAYIIFKPRIGDKDVHPRISNKPFYIIFGLVLGFYDGFFGPGAGSLWTMALMLGLGFNLTKATAYTKVMNLASNACSLIFFASAGHIYYLAGLSMGLGQLLGARVGSHMVVRKGTGFIRPIFISMVLAITIKLLYDSFHNFSSSKP